A genomic window from Streptomyces sp. NBC_01429 includes:
- a CDS encoding RDD family protein has translation MDNRQAIGSWLSGPRAAAEQMGVDFGYRGERLGLPEHGPGSIAPLGRRFGALFVDWALCMLIAYGLLSGGDWQASGNWALAVLLVLSLLTVGTVGFTPGKRLFGLRVVAENGERIGPVRVLIRTVLLCLAIPALVWDRDGRGLHDRLARAVQVRI, from the coding sequence GTGGATAACAGGCAAGCAATCGGATCGTGGCTCTCCGGACCGCGCGCGGCGGCCGAACAGATGGGCGTCGACTTCGGCTACCGGGGTGAACGGCTCGGTCTGCCGGAGCACGGGCCCGGCTCCATCGCCCCGCTCGGCCGGCGCTTCGGCGCCCTGTTCGTGGACTGGGCGCTCTGCATGCTGATCGCATACGGACTGCTCTCCGGCGGTGACTGGCAGGCGTCGGGGAACTGGGCGCTCGCCGTCCTGCTCGTCCTCAGCCTGCTCACCGTCGGGACGGTCGGCTTCACCCCCGGAAAGCGCCTCTTCGGCCTGCGGGTCGTCGCGGAGAACGGCGAGCGGATCGGACCGGTCCGCGTGCTCATCCGTACCGTACTGCTCTGCCTGGCCATCCCGGCGCTGGTCTGGGACCGCGACGGACGCGGTCTGCACGACCGCCTCGCCCGTGCCGTGCAGGTGCGGATCTGA
- a CDS encoding DUF4191 domain-containing protein has translation MARKENADTAANTGRLKQIALTYKMTRKADSKVGLILAGVGIVTFGVFLAIGFLINHPIYLGILGFILAFLAMAIVFGRRAERAAFGQMEGQPGAAAAVLENVGRGWTTTPAVAMNRSQDVVHRAVGKAGIVLVGEGNPNRVKGLLAAEKKRMARIVVDVPVHDIIVGDGEGQVPLKKVRTTMLKLPRVLAGPQVTAANDRLRAMGDLMSNMPLPKGPMPKGMRMPRGGKAR, from the coding sequence ATGGCGAGGAAGGAAAACGCAGACACTGCTGCGAACACGGGGCGACTGAAGCAGATCGCCCTCACCTACAAGATGACCCGGAAAGCCGACTCGAAAGTCGGACTTATCCTCGCGGGTGTGGGAATCGTCACCTTCGGTGTCTTCCTCGCGATCGGTTTCTTGATCAACCACCCCATCTATCTGGGCATCCTCGGGTTCATCCTGGCGTTCCTCGCGATGGCGATCGTCTTCGGCCGCAGGGCCGAGCGCGCGGCCTTCGGTCAGATGGAGGGCCAGCCGGGCGCCGCGGCGGCTGTTCTGGAGAACGTGGGCCGTGGCTGGACCACGACGCCCGCGGTCGCGATGAACCGCAGCCAGGACGTCGTCCACCGGGCGGTCGGCAAGGCGGGCATCGTGCTGGTCGGCGAGGGCAACCCGAACCGGGTGAAGGGCCTGCTCGCCGCCGAGAAGAAGCGGATGGCGCGCATCGTCGTCGATGTGCCGGTGCACGACATCATCGTCGGTGACGGCGAGGGCCAGGTGCCGCTGAAGAAGGTCCGTACGACCATGCTCAAGCTCCCGCGCGTCCTGGCGGGACCGCAGGTCACGGCGGCCAACGACCGGCTGCGCGCGATGGGCGACCTGATGAGCAACATGCCGCTGCCGAAGGGGCCGATGCCCAAGGGCATGCGGATGCCGCGCGGCGGAAAGGCGCGCTGA
- a CDS encoding SCO2195 family GlnR-regulated protein, producing MALPPLPSLSGALRAMETLLLAGGQRTARRNAWTAVLEDRSRAKDRVETQHVLEAVSDATSHAT from the coding sequence CTGGCCCTGCCCCCGCTCCCCTCCCTCTCCGGCGCGCTGCGCGCGATGGAGACCCTCCTCCTCGCCGGCGGCCAGCGCACGGCGCGCCGCAACGCCTGGACGGCCGTGCTGGAGGACCGCAGCCGGGCCAAGGACCGGGTCGAGACACAGCACGTACTGGAGGCGGTGTCGGACGCCACTTCCCACGCCACGTAA
- a CDS encoding lipoyl synthase: MSAVAPDGRKMLRLEVRNSQTPIERKPEWIKTRAKMGPEYQQLQKLVKSEGLHTVCQEAGCPNIFECWEDREATFLIGGEQCTRRCDFCLIDTGKPEALDLDEPRRVGESVVTMDLNYATITGVARDDLEDGGAWLYAETVRQIHGLTADRESGHTKVELLIPDFNAVPEQLAEVFSSRPEVLAHNVETVPRIFKRIRPGFRFERSLEVITRAREAGLITKSNLILGMGEERAEVSDALRQLHDAGCELITITQYLRPSPRHHPVERWVKPQEFVELKDEADQIGYSGVMSGPLVRSSYRAGRLYQQANERRGAAVAGQAV; the protein is encoded by the coding sequence GTGTCCGCTGTCGCACCCGACGGACGCAAGATGCTGCGCCTGGAGGTCCGGAACAGCCAGACCCCCATCGAGCGCAAGCCCGAGTGGATCAAGACCCGGGCGAAAATGGGCCCCGAGTACCAGCAGCTCCAGAAACTCGTGAAGAGCGAGGGACTGCACACGGTCTGCCAGGAGGCCGGCTGTCCCAACATCTTCGAGTGCTGGGAGGACCGCGAGGCGACCTTCCTCATCGGCGGTGAGCAGTGCACCCGGCGCTGCGACTTCTGCCTGATCGACACCGGGAAGCCGGAGGCGCTGGACCTCGACGAGCCGCGCCGCGTGGGTGAGTCCGTCGTCACGATGGACCTGAACTACGCCACGATCACCGGTGTCGCGCGGGACGACCTGGAGGACGGCGGCGCCTGGCTGTACGCGGAGACCGTGCGCCAGATCCACGGCCTGACGGCGGACCGCGAGAGCGGCCACACCAAGGTCGAGCTGCTCATCCCCGACTTCAACGCGGTGCCCGAGCAGCTGGCCGAGGTCTTCTCGTCCCGCCCTGAGGTGCTCGCGCACAACGTCGAGACGGTGCCGCGCATCTTCAAGCGGATCCGTCCCGGGTTCCGGTTCGAGCGCTCCCTCGAAGTGATCACGCGCGCCCGCGAGGCGGGGCTGATCACCAAGTCCAACCTGATCCTGGGCATGGGCGAGGAGCGCGCCGAGGTCAGTGACGCGCTGCGGCAGCTGCACGACGCCGGGTGCGAACTGATCACGATCACGCAGTATCTGCGTCCGTCGCCCCGGCACCACCCGGTCGAGCGCTGGGTGAAGCCGCAGGAGTTCGTGGAGCTGAAGGACGAGGCCGACCAGATCGGCTACTCGGGCGTCATGTCGGGTCCGCTGGTGCGTTCCTCGTACCGCGCGGGCCGGCTGTACCAGCAGGCGAACGAGCGGCGCGGCGCGGCGGTGGCCGGCCAGGCCGTGTGA
- the lipB gene encoding lipoyl(octanoyl) transferase LipB, whose amino-acid sequence MSELRYIHLGFGADRVEYQEAWQEQRRVHAARFADEIPDTCLLLEHPPVYTAGRRTVDSERPLDGTPVVDVDRGGKITWHGPGQLVGYPILKLPRPVDVVAHVRRLEEAMIRTVADFGLRTTRVEGRSGVWVLGDPVADRPAVGGLTLDFDPRVADEEFDPRLNGPEYAPSNAGQRREDRKLAQIGIRVAKGVTMHGFAMNVNPDNTWFDRIVPCGIRDAGVTSLSYELGREVTVEEVVPVLEKHLRDVLEGADPKPREIVREGAQEEKSAREPERAGA is encoded by the coding sequence GTGAGTGAGCTGCGGTACATCCACCTGGGGTTCGGCGCGGATCGCGTCGAGTACCAGGAGGCATGGCAGGAGCAGCGCCGGGTGCACGCGGCCCGCTTCGCCGACGAGATCCCGGACACCTGTCTGCTGCTGGAACACCCTCCCGTCTACACGGCGGGACGGCGCACGGTGGACAGTGAGCGCCCGCTGGACGGCACCCCGGTCGTGGATGTGGACCGGGGCGGGAAGATCACCTGGCACGGCCCCGGCCAGCTGGTGGGCTACCCGATCCTCAAGCTGCCGCGTCCCGTCGATGTCGTCGCGCATGTGCGCCGTCTCGAAGAGGCCATGATCCGTACGGTCGCGGACTTCGGTCTTCGGACCACCCGGGTCGAGGGCCGCAGCGGGGTGTGGGTGCTCGGTGACCCGGTGGCGGATCGCCCCGCGGTGGGCGGCCTGACCCTGGACTTCGATCCCCGGGTGGCGGACGAGGAGTTCGACCCGCGGCTGAACGGGCCGGAGTACGCCCCCTCCAACGCCGGCCAGCGCCGCGAGGACCGCAAGCTCGCCCAGATCGGTATCCGGGTGGCGAAGGGTGTGACGATGCACGGCTTCGCCATGAACGTGAACCCGGACAACACCTGGTTCGACCGGATCGTGCCGTGCGGGATCCGGGACGCGGGCGTGACGTCGCTCTCGTACGAGCTGGGCCGTGAGGTGACGGTCGAGGAGGTCGTTCCCGTACTGGAGAAACATCTGCGGGACGTGCTGGAGGGGGCCGATCCGAAACCGCGCGAGATCGTCCGCGAGGGCGCTCAGGAGGAGAAGTCCGCGCGCGAACCGGAGCGCGCGGGAGCGTAG